The following proteins are encoded in a genomic region of Debaryomyces hansenii CBS767 chromosome G complete sequence:
- a CDS encoding DEHA2G14322p (similar to uniprot|P32501 Saccharomyces cerevisiae YDR211W GCD6 Catalytic epsilon subunit of the translation initiation factor eIF2B the guanine-nucleotide exchange factor for eIF2), producing MAPKNKKQKEIVQDDRFQAIVLTDSFETRFMPLTSILPRCLLPLANVPLIEYTLEFLANAGVNEVYLMCSSHADQIQEYIEKSKWSSKNSPFKISTIMSLESRSVGDAMRDLDNRGLISGDFLLVSGDVVTNIDFEKAMNAHKQRKQMDKDHIVTMVLTPASPLHRTRSQVDPATFILDKNTGRCVFYQGIPPVDGKRSSINIDPELLEDIEDEMVIRNDLIDCCVDICSPHVPQIFQENFDYQYLRSDFVKGVLTSDLLKKTIYAYITDGSEYAARVESWATYDAVSQDVLARWCYPLVPDSNLLESNSYSYEFNHIYKEDKVILAQSCKIGSCTSIGTNSSVGEGTSIKKSVIGRNCQIGNNVTINNSYIWDNAIIKDDSVVDHSIIAGNAEIGSGATLSPGTVIGYNVVIGDGIHLSNNTRIVEKPIDRDDESFESSRSFDSEQEDGKTNGGEYINADQSVNDIDVVGDNGVGFLYVSDNELDEESDSEYGVSHNYSGIIYQMSSLNVSDDSIASVSNAKSKKFHRRTSSRNRRLSSASMVSTDYEGGPFSEEEDEDFEKEAIATVDRSMENNHDLDTALLELNTLRMSMNVTYHEVRLATSKALIHKIIHFITTDTLDVKEATEKIFNKWGLLFKRQVFEEFEQVDLLQIIQDVCSNVDKSYNGRILFMALNILYNQDIVEEENIYKWWDSESSTANDDLVQVRTLTGKWVDWLREAEEESEEESD from the coding sequence ATGGCTCCAAAGAATAAGAAGCAAAAGGAAATCGTTCAGGATGACCGTTTCCAAGCGATTGTCTTAACTGATTCGTTTGAAACCAGATTCATGCCATTGACGTCTATTCTACCAAGATGCTTATTACCTTTAGCGAACGTCCcattaattgaatatacaTTGGAATTCTTAGCTAATGCTGGGGTCAATGAAGTGTACTTAATGTGCTCTTCTCATGCTGACCAAATCCAAGAATACATTGAAAAGTCCAAATGGTCATCGAAAAACTCACCTTTCAAGATAAGTACCATAATGTCTTTAGAATCCAGGTCAGTGGGAGATGCTATGAGAGATTTAGATAATAGAGGGTTGATTTCTGGTGATTTCTTGTTGGTTTCTGGTGATGTGGTGACTAATATCGATTTTGAAAAGGCCATGAATGCCCATAAGCAAAGAAAGCAGATGGATAAAGACCATATTGTAACAATGGTATTAACGCCTGCTAGTCCATTGCATCGTACAAGATCACAAGTTGACCCTGCTACATTCATTTTGGATAAGAATACTGGAAGATGTGTATTTTACCAAGGAATTCCACCGGTTGACGGTAAGAGAAGCAGCATAAATATTGATCCCGAATTATTAGAGGATATCGAAGACGAAATGGTAATTagaaatgatttaattgattgCTGTGTTGATATCTGTTCGCCACATGTTCcacaaatttttcaagagaaTTTTGATTACCAATATTTGAGAAGTGATTTTGTTAAAGGTGTTTTGACAtctgatttattgaagaaaactATTTATGCATATATAACTGATGGATCTGAATATGCAGCAAGAGTAGAAAGTTGGGCAACCTATGATGCTGTTTCACAGGATGTCTTAGCTAGGTGGTGTTATCCGTTAGTTCCTGATTCAAACTTGTTGGAAAGCAATTCTTATAGTTATGAATTCaatcatatttataaaGAGGATAAGGTTATTTTGGCACAATCGTGCAAAATAGGCAGTTGTACATCCATTGGTACTAATTCATCTGTGGGAGAAGGTACATCAATTAAGAAGTCCGTTATTGGAAGAAACTGTCAAATTGGTAATAATGTAACTATCAACAACTCTTACATTTGGGATAATGCTATAATTAAAGATGACTCAGTTGTTGATCACAGTATCATTGCTGGTAATGCTGAAATTGGTAGTGGCGCTACTTTAAGTCCAGGAACAGTCATTGGTTATAATGTAGTTATTGGTGATGGCAttcatctttcaaataaCACAAGGATCGTGGAAAAGCCAATTGATAGAGATGATGAATCTTTTGAACTGAGTCGTTCATTTGATAGTGAGCAGGAAGACGGAAAGACTAATGGTGGTGAATATATCAATGCCGATCAAAGTGTAAATGACATAGACGTGGTCGGCGACAATGGTGTTGGCTTCTTATATGTGTCAGACAATGAATTGGATGAGGAATCTGATTCAGAATATGGCGTATCTCATAACTACTCTGGTATAATTTATCAGATGAGCTCATTGAATGTGTCTGATGATTCTATTGCATCCGTTTCTAATGCCAAATCTAAGAAGTTCCATCGTCGTACATCATCTAGAAATAGACGATTATCTTCAGCATCGATGGTCTCAACCGACTATGAAGGTGGTCCATTTtccgaagaagaagacgaagattttgaaaaagaagcCATTGCAACGGTTGACAGATCCATGGAGAACAATCACGATTTGGATACCGCgttattggaattaaatACCTTGAGAATGTCCATGAACGTCACTTATCATGAAGTCAGATTAGCCACTTCTAAAGCATTAATTCACAAGATTATCCATTTTATCACTACCGATACCTTGGACGTTAAGGAAGCCACCGAAAAAATCTTCAACAAATGGGGCTTGTTATTCAAGAGACAAGTGTTCGAAGAGTTTGAACAGGTCGACTTATTGCAAATCATACAAGATGTATGTTCCAATGTAGACAAATCATACAACGGAAGGATTCTATTTATGGCACTTAACATATTGTACAATCAAGATATagtagaagaagaaaatatctaTAAATGGTGGGATTCAGAATCGTCTACTGCCAATGATGATTTAGTACAAGTTAGAACTTTAACAGGCAAATGGGTCGATTGGTTACGGGAAGCTGAGGAAGAAAGTGAGGAAGAAAGTGATTAA
- a CDS encoding DEHA2G14344p (weakly similar to uniprot|P53721 Saccharomyces cerevisiae YNR018W Hypothetical ORF), producing the protein MVQFYAREAISSDMKIINREEREAHAKYLATEGAKGIFYGSILSVGLFNFIKVRYPAKFKLFSTSIKTCILILPTIGCCAFWADRGSVVFDRRMHSYGGGPKILEELRKWKAMSTYEKTVTVVKDNKYKILIGTWLGSIYGTWAYVESNKLMDATKKAATIKRVNGGSTGVFALALASCLLNERLLNGFISPKSDVNK; encoded by the coding sequence ATGGTACAATTTTATGCAAGAGAAGCCATTTCGTCCGATATGAAGATCATTAATAGAGAAGAGAGAGAAGCTCATGCCAAATATCTAGCAACAGAGGGGGCCAAAGGAATATTTTATGGGTCTATTCTCTCTGTTGGTCTTTTTAACTTTATAAAAGTAAGATATCCAgccaaattcaaattattcagCACTAGCATTAAAACTtgtatattgattttgcCAACGATTGGATGTTGTGCGTTCTGGGCAGATCGAGGATCAGTTGTTTTTGATAGAAGAATGCATTCATATGGTGGTGGGCCCAAGATCCTCGAGGAACTAAGAAAGTGGAAGGCCATGTCAACTTATGAAAAAACTGTAACCGTTGTCAAAGATAACAAGTACAAAATCCTCATAGGTACATGGTTAGGGTCTATTTATGGGACATGGGCATATGTAGAAAGcaataaattaatggaTGCTACAAAAAAGGCTGCTACGATTAAAAGGGTTAATGGTGGTAGTACCGGGGTCTTTGCATTGGCACTAGCCTCCTGTCTTTTGAATGAAAGACTTCTCAATGGATTCATATCACCAAAATCTGATGTGAACAAATAA
- a CDS encoding DEHA2G14366p (similar to uniprot|P38865 Saccharomyces cerevisiae YHR175W CTR2 Putative low-affinity copper transporter of the vacuolar membrane): MDHSNHMDDMISSSAMDHSMPGMDHGDMDMCSMNMIFTWDWKNTCIIYKWWHVRSLNDFILSFIAIVLLGMGYELAKFWFTKWEKRHINIILGATSNSSSSVMTQYKLKRSLFYGFQVGYSFMLMLVFMTYNGWYMLAVVIGAAIGNHIWGSLAEPTESSLACH, from the exons ATGGATCATTCAAACCATATGGATGATATGATATCCTCGCTGGCAATGGACCACTCAATGCCTGGAATGGATCACGGAGACATGGATATGTGTTCCATGAAT ATGATTTTTACCTGGGACTGGAAAAATACttgtattatatacaaATGGTGGCATGTGAGGTCattgaatgattttattttatcttttATAGCAATTGTTCTTCTAGGAATGGGTTATGAATTAGCGAAGTTTTGGTTTACCAAGTGGGAGAAACGccatatcaatatcatattGGGTGCAACTTCCAATTCTAGTTCCCTGGTTATGACACAATACAAATTGAAGCGGTCGTTATTCTATGGCTTTCAAGTGGGTTATTCTTTCATGTTAATGTTGGTGTTTATGACCTACAATGGGTGGTACATGTTAGCCGTCGTGATCGGTGCTGCAATCGGAAACCACATATGGGGGTCACTAGCGGAACCCACTGAATCATCTTTGGCCTGTCATTAA
- a CDS encoding DEHA2G14410p (similar to uniprot|Q02354 Saccharomyces cerevisiae YDR449C UTP6 Nucleolar protein component of the small subunit (SSU) processome containing the U3 snoRNA that is involved in processing of pre-18S rRNA) — protein sequence MAEKVRYYLEQSVPELEDLKRKGIFDKNEITMIMRRRTDFEHRIQGRGSKPRDFLKYSEFETNVEKLRKKRYNRLNKVGLIDTKPSLSDWAGSRRILFIYDRATKRYPGDMNIWSQYLKFAKANGAIKLIYKVYSRLLQLQPRNIDAWLSAAKYEFETNANAKGARVLFQRGLRLNPDSFDLWISYAQFELTYISRLLARRKVLGLITEKQQKDEMDNEKTKLDKNISASGVTDDLDSDTINLPIGDDEMKEELTHLPEADMNMLGNPETNPALKGDVALTVFDLCIPEILKAVPKDAAASKKDDKAFEIINQFLILFDKFSDLNRDYLYSHVLNYVQTNYPNDLRTLIIDITLPVRNIDTNDESLSELLQLSVNKFIAYKLKLNDSKQKETLINTYTQFLTDRFLHSTTDKPSERVDALLRAIIKKCRTI from the coding sequence atggCTGAGAAAGTTAGATACTATTTGGAACAGTCAGTTCCAGAATTGGAAGATTTAAAGAGGAAAGGGATCTTcgataaaaatgaaatcacCATGATCATGAGAAGAAGAACTGATTTTGAACATAGAATTCAGGGAAGAGGATCAAAGCCAAGggatttcttgaaatattccGAGTTTGAAACCAACGTGGAGAAGTTGAGAAAGAAGAGATATAATAGGTTAAACAAAGTGGGACTTATTGATACCAAACCTAGTTTGTCGGATTGGGCAggatcaagaagaattttatttatatatgataGAGCTACTAAAAGATACCCCGGTGACATGAACATATGGTCGCAGTACTTGAAGTTCGCAAAGGCAAATGGTGCTATCAAGTTGATCTATAAGGTGTATTCACGTTTGTTACAATTACAACCAAGAAACATTGATGCGTGGTTATCAGCAGctaaatatgaatttgaaaCCAACGCCAATGCCAAAGGTGCTAGAGTCCTATTCCAAAGAGGGTTAAGATTAAACCCTGATTCGTTTGACTTGTGGATCTCGTATGCCCAATTTGAATTAACGTAcatttcaagattattaGCAAGAAGAAAGGTGCTTGGTTTAATTACTGAAAAGCAACAGAAGGACGAGATGGACAACGAGAAGACAAAATTAGACAAGAATATTTCTGCATCCGGTGTTACTGATGATCTTGACAGCGACACTATTAACTTGCCGATCGGTGACGATGAAATGAAGGAAGAATTAACCCATTTACCAGAAGCTGACATGAATATGTTAGGTAATCCCGAAACTAATCCAGCATTGAAGGGGGACGTAGCGTTAACTGTTTTTGACTTGTGCATTCCTGAAATATTAAAGGCTGTTCCAAAAGATGCTGCTGCCTCTAAAAAGGATGATAAagcatttgaaattataaatcaatttttgataCTTTTCGATAAATTCAGTGACTTGAATAGAGATTACTTGTATTCGCATGTTTTAAATTACGTACAGACCAACTATCCAAATGATTTGAGAACGTTGATTATTGACATTACCTTACCCGTCAGAAACATCGACACTAATGACGAAAGCTTATCCGAATTATTACAGTTATcagttaataaatttattgcaTACAAATTGAAGcttaatgattcaaaacAAAAGGAAACGCTTATTAATACCTACACCCAATTCTTGACGGACAGATTCCTCCATTCCACTACAGACAAACCTTCAGAAAGAGTTGATGCATTATTGCGTgcaattattaaaaagtGCCGTACTATTTAG
- a CDS encoding DEHA2G14432p (similar to CA3343|IPF13360 Candida albicans IPF13360 unknown function): protein MKLLHILSGLALAQYAFGQFFPLDRKGEIPLEIKPYEQGQEVFIDCISRNIENGEHNFDDKEKIIYVPFPNCQETGKPFSLKYGVNEDVNCTIGFTDELFHLFQLYIHEDAPFSCRIPLSSEPYYLEKGGAYVPLTFNFRGEIHDSHLDVDSSMNLMVTKPSNNIPEQNTVISAVAWSASTNTTRVVIGNYLTLNFAVRWLDGLKNYGSQAEQFANNGLPFSDGFYRFPLKFIAMSYSLFLTYMGLACTLTSAIVLAFSYRLLTTKISKNMYRSLDTEAGFAKQD from the coding sequence atgaagctTTTACATATACTCAGTGGGCTAGCATTAGCACAATATGCTTTCGGACAATTTTTTCCATTGGACAGAAAGGGGGAAATCCCTTTAGAGATTAAACCATATGAACAAGGCCAAGAAGTATTCATAGATTGTATTTCAAGAAACATTGAAAACGGTGAACATAACTTCgatgataaagaaaaaatcatATACGTACCATTTCCAAATTGTCAGGAAACAGGTAAGCCATTTTCCCTTAAATACGGAGTTAATGAGGATGTGAACTGTACTATTGGATTTactgatgaattattcCACTTGTTTCAATTGTACATCCATGAAGATGCGCCATTTAGTTGCCGTATTCCATTGAGCAGTGAACCATACTATCTCGAAAAGGGTGGAGCCTATGTTCCTTTGACATTTAACTTCAGAGGTGAAATTCACGATTCACATTTGGATGTCGACAGCTCCATGAACCTTATGGTAACCAAACCATCGAACAACATTCCTGAACAAAACACAGTCATAAGTGCCGTTGCTTGGTCAGCAAGCACTAATACTACGAGAGTGGTGATTGGAAACTATTTAACACTTAACTTTGCCGTCAGGTGGTTAGATGGGTTGAAGAACTATGGATCACAAGCCGAACAATTTGCTAATAACGGCTTGCCATTCTCAGACGGTTTCTACAGATTCCCACTTAAATTTATTGCCATGTCCTACTCGTTGTTTTTAACTTACATGGGTCTTGCCTGTACCCTTACAAGTGCAATTGTATTAGCATTCAGTTATCGTTTGTTGACTACtaaaatttctaaaaatATGTATAGAAGTTTAGATACAGAAGCTGGCTTTGCTAAACAAGATTGA
- a CDS encoding DEHA2G14454p (similar to uniprot|Q02336 Saccharomyces cerevisiae YDR448W ADA2 Transcription coactivator component of the ADA and SAGA transcriptional adaptor/HAT (histone acetyltransferase) complexes), which translates to METKTRLYHCDVCSSDCTNRIRIQCAICADYDLCVPCFASGSATGDHKPWHDYQVIEQNTYPIFDKDWGADEELLLVQGCETFGLGNWQDIADHIGNRSKDEVKNHYFDIYLNSKEYPLPEMDKDFSDITPSKFLEQRKERLQFRKNMPLPPPKSKSVASVPLCHEIQGFMPGRLEFDVEAENDAEVPVKDMVFDPEDSLGDIEVKLTILDIYNSRLTTRAERKRVLLLNNLLEYRKNISIDKRKSKEEKDLLKKINALIRILTPEDFNDFSRDILTELKCRIRISQLQHWRRNGITTIEDGGKFEKDKLIRMAHYQRMGNGAGLNGRNSGAMGGHTPIPANGRKSHSLANSPQPEFKPKIGNTRAPLDISHAADFELLSNEEKQLCATLRILPKPYLAIKNQLMKEAVKNNGILKKKDARQSLKIDVNKASKIYEFFVQMGWCTQG; encoded by the coding sequence ATGGAGACCAAAACGAGACTATATCATTGTGACGTGTGTTCGTCGGATTGCACCAACCGGATACGGATCCAATGTGCCATATGTGCGGACTACGACTTATGTGTTCCGTGTTTTGCATCAGGATCGGCTACGGGCGACCACAAACCATGGCACGATTACCAAGTAATCGAACAGAATACGTATCCGATATTTGATAAGGACTGGGGTGCGGACGAGGAGTTGCTTTTGGTGCAGGGTTGTGAGACGTTTGGGTTGGGAAACTGGCAGGATATTGCCGATCATATTGGCAACAGGTCGAAGGATGAGGTCAAGAACCATTACTTTGATATCTATTTGAACTCGAAGGAATATCCGTTGCCCGAAATGGACAAAGATTTCAGTGATATCACTCCCAGCAAGTTCTTGGAACAACGGAAGGAGAGGTTGCAGTTTCGTAAAAACATGCCCTTGCCACCACCCAAATCGAAATCAGTGGCATCCGTGCCCTTATGTCACGAAATCCAAGGGTTTATGCCCGGTAGACTTGAGTTTGATGTCGAGGCCGAAAACGACGCAGAGGTGCCTGTCAAGGACATGGTATTCGATCCCGAAGACTCGCTTGGAGATATCGAGGTGAAGTTGACCATTTTGGATATCTACAATTCACGGTTAACCACGAGAGCCGAGAGAAAGCGCGTTCTTCttttaaacaatttattgGAATACCGTAAAAACATCAGTATAGATAAACGGAAATCGAAAGAGGAAAAGGATCTCTTGAAAAAGATCAATGCATTAATCAGGATCCTCACTCCCGAGGATTTCAATGACTTTAGTAGAGACATCCTCACTGAACTTAAGTGCCGTATTAGAATACTGCAGTTGCAACACTGGAGACGTAACGGGATCACTACCATTGAGGATGGTGGTAAGTTCGAAAAGGACAAGTTGATCAGAATGGCACATTACCAAAGAATGGGCAATGGTGCTGGATTAAATGGAAGGAATTCGGGGGCGATGGGCGGACACACTCCAATTCCTGCCAATGGGCGCAAAAGCCACTCGTTGGCGAACTCCCCTCAACCAGAATTCAAGCCAAAAATTGGCAACACAAGGGCGCCTTTGGATATTTCACATGCTGCAGATTTCGAATTGCTTTCGAACGAAGAAAAACAGTTGTGTGCTACCTTGAGGATCCTACCAAAACCTTATCTTGCTATTAAgaatcaattgatgaagGAAGCAGTGAAAAACAACGGTATTCTTAAGAAAAAAGATGCTAGACAATCGTTGAAAATAGATGTCAACAAGGCGTCTAAGATCTACGAATTCTTTGTGCAGATGGGTTGGTGTACTCAAGGGTAA
- a CDS encoding 40S ribosomal protein S17 (highly similar to uniprot|P14127 Saccharomyces cerevisiae YDR447C RPS17B Ribosomal protein 51 (rp51) of the small (40s) subunit), with protein MGRVRTKTVKRASKVVIERFYPKLTLDFETNKRLTSEIAVIQSKRLRNKIAGYTTHLMKRIQKGPVRGISFKLQEEERERKDQYVPEVSALDLSHTNGQLEVDSETADLVKTLGFKIPIQTVAISAQRGPRRFVKRN; from the exons ATG GGTCGTGTTAGAACTAAAACTGTTAAGAGAGCCTCTAAGGTCGTGATTGAACGTTTCTACCCTAAATTAACTTTAGATTTCGAAACCAACAAGAGATTAACCTCTGAAATTGCTGTTATCCAATCTAAGAGATTAAGAAATAAGATTGCCGGTTACACCACCCACTTGATGAAGCGTATTCAAAAGGGTCCAGTTAGAGGTATTTCTTTCAAgttacaagaagaagaaagagaaagaaaggATCAATACGTTCCAGAAGTTTCTGCTTTAGACTTGTCCCACACCAACGGTCAATTAGAAGTTGACTCTGAAACTGCTGATTTAGTCAAGACCTTAGGTTTCAAAATTCCAATCCAAACCGTTGCTATCTCTGCTCAAAGAGGTCCAAGACGTTTCGTTAAGAGAAACTAA
- a CDS encoding DEHA2G14498p (some similarities with CA3339|IPF20131 Candida albicans IPF20131 unknown function) has protein sequence MEIPTNKQISHDMDEIKQSNHSFATSTPAHKQIKYELGGVSGYDLGENELSPAKAVRRKDMLNKLLANPNGSSDCKNDTFDSTLTLERPLSPIRTKQEKLHLSPLKHEMQPEPAEFDTDNHMGILAATKFETNRAPLSCSVEDETFDEALKTYALQNELSLGMTFQEWAAKGLENADAQRRLIERLVVNRLVLLQRFHYLNDTINDYASSLETARGDFDDKVKRIHVLTNEFLSDIT, from the coding sequence ATGGAAATCCCAACGAATAAACAGATAAGTCATGATATGGACGAGATAAAACAATCGAATCATTCATTTGCAACGTCGACTCCGGCGCATAAGCAGATCAAGTATGAATTAGGTGGGGTGTCAGGATATGATCTAGGTGAGAACGAATTATCTCCTGCCAAAGCTGTCAGGCGTAAAGATATGTTGAATAAGCTCTTGGCTAACCCTAATGGAAGCTCCGATTGCAAGAACGACACATTTGACTCCACGTTAACCTTAGAAAGGCCACTTTCACCAATCAGaacaaaacaagaaaagcTCCATTTGTCACCGTTGAAACATGAGATGCAACCAGAACCGGCGGAATTTGACACTGACAATCATATGGGTATTTTAGCTGCAACTAAATTCGAGACCAATCGAGCCCCACTAAGCTGTAGTGTTGAAGACGAAACATTCGATGAAGCACTCAAAACTTATGCGCTCCAGAACGAGCTTTCGCTAGGCATGACCTTCCAAGAATGGGCTGCAAAGGGGTTAGAAAACGCTGACGCCCAGAGGAGACTAATAGAAAGATTGGTGGTGAATAGACTCGTTTTGTTGCAGAGGTTCCATTATCTTAATGACACCATCAACGACTACGCATCATCTTTGGAGACAGCTCGAGGCGACTTCGACGACAAGGTGAAAAGAATTCATGTCCTCACCAACGAGTTTCTCAGCGATATTACCTAA
- a CDS encoding DEHA2G14520p (similar to uniprot|P38758 Saccharomyces cerevisiae YHR009C Hypothetical ORF), with product MSEYLQFNSVPSGEHEGKKHIIIVGAGIIGVCTAYYIVKHKKFDPSKYHITIIESKRVAGGASGKAGGLLALWAFPQQIVPLSFELHQELSDLYNGSEEWGYRRLTTVSLEGDITKIPEEATDQADKEDGESTIPRKKNAKATKNSFSSSSPRSRSKLPKDLNWINDKIIDSCSMLGDTDTTGQVHPYKFTSFMLKKAEEESKGSLELILGKVSEITYSMETGVATGIKYRPTSLKSSEDKIVTLQGDQIVLSVGPWTSKILPDCPISGLRAHSITISPFEDQPVSPFAIFTELKTGPRSYISPEIYARQDEVYVCGEGDSAVDVPETTDDVEVVKSKCDELFKQVSKISPNLSRGHILKRQACYLPVLDVPSSSGPLIGETNVERLYLASGHSCWGINNAPGTGKIMSELLLDGEAKSANISGLNPSLYFDASVFVSDDENNDDDNESDNETDEEDENVTIDN from the coding sequence ATGTCAGAATACTTGCAATTTAATTCTGTTCCTTCAGGAGAACATGAAGGGAAAAAACATATCATCATTGTAGGTGCTGGTATCATTGGTGTATGTACGgcttattatattgttaagCATAAAAAGTTTGATCCTAGTAAATACCATATCACTATAATTGAAAGCAAGAGAGTTGCAGGTGGAGCTAGTGGTAAAGCAGGAGGATTATTAGCTTTGTGGGCATTTCCGCAACAAATAGTACCATTATCTTTCGAATTGCATCAGGAATTGAGTGATTTATATAACGGAAGTGAAGAATGGGGATATAGAAGATTGACGACTGTATCGTTGGAGGGAGATATAACTAAAATACCAGAAGAAGCTACGGATCAGGCAGATAAAGAAGATGGCGAACTGACTATTCCAAGAAAAAAGAATGCTAAAGCCACAAAGAATTCCTTTAGTTCGTCGAGTCCGAGGTCAAGATCCAAATTACCAAAGGATTTGAATTGGataaatgataaaataatcGATAGCTGTTCGATGTTGGGGGATACTGATACAACGGGACAAGTTCATCCATATAAATTTACATCGTTTATGTTGAAGAAAGCGGAAGAAGAGAGTAAGGGAAGCCTTGAGTTAATTCTTGGTAAGGTAAGCGAAATTACATATTCAATGGAGACTGGTGTAGCAACCGGGATTAAATATAGACCCACCAGTCTTAAATCAAGTGAAGATAAGATAGTGACCTTACAAGGTGACCAAATTGTACTCTCTGTGGGCCCATGGACGTCGAAAATATTACCTGACTGTCCAATCTCCGGATTGAGAGCACATTCCATCACCATATCACCTTTTGAAGACCAACCTGTTTCACCATTTGCCATATTCACAGAACTTAAAACGGGCCCACGGTCCTACATATCACCGGAAATCTATGCTAGACAAGACGAAGTGTATGTTTGTGGAGAAGGGGATTCTGCAGTCGATGTTCCTGAAACAACTGATGATGTCGAGGTCGTCAAATCTAAATGTGATGAGCTATTCAAGCAAGTGAGTAAAATTTCGCCAAATTTAAGCAGAGGTCACATTTTAAAAAGACAGGCTTGTTATTTGCCAGTGTTAGATGTTCCGTCATCAAGTGGCCCGTTAATCGGGGAAACAAATGTCGAAAGATTATATTTGGCATCAGGCCATTCATGCTGGGGTATCAATAATGCTCCGGGCACAGGCAAAATCATGAGTGAGCTTTTATTGGATGGAGAGGCAAAATCTGCTAACATATCTGGATTAAATCCTTCTCTTTATTTCGATGCGAGTGTATTTGTTAGTGATGATgagaataatgatgatgataatgaaagcGATAATGAAACAGATGAAGAGGATGAGAATGTCACAATAGATAACTAG